The following proteins are co-located in the Vigna angularis cultivar LongXiaoDou No.4 chromosome 2, ASM1680809v1, whole genome shotgun sequence genome:
- the LOC108328310 gene encoding uncharacterized protein LOC108328310, with protein sequence MAYSFPDVFCWIQKLPPISEWETNPISLNIRSSTSCQPCLSLIVTKNHDSSKFCFVIIADCNTPIHLWTSKPFKHASSKTKKLIDEETISSLFVNINQAILLYGSNKNTSFLRFPELDSTPNFSDVFNLSFFTLLFLVCIYETPAADFRSGCISNLKDHLTGFQSRKASITLMKLLGSNVEELWMRSVNLAVTNWVGEQEPHHNPFRTPCPLFSYSLSAIGLWKVQLYCPLVVMDVENSKSNPASERLQFSLKHHHVEAVFQFNHKVSIKKEWVEIMVDIDNIRCDVIKLVNESQMKERGADAAEKHFPSRISLQLTPIVQDQVLSLSVGKSSENPQKEFEVDKSIEASFEPSVPVGLKVSAGESTTVSLKPWKFEESVYGYSANLNWFLHDSMDGKEVFSSKPSKFAMINPKSWFKNRYSSALRPFTRQGGIVFAGDEYGEKVWWKVDKGAIGKTIEWEIRGWIWLTYWPNKRITFYNETRRLEFREIVTVDVA encoded by the exons ATGGCCTACAGTTTTCCTGATGTGTTTTGCTGGATTCAGAAGCTTCCACCAATCTCAGAATGGGAAACAAATCCAATTTCACTAAACATACGTTCTTCAACCTCTTGCCAACCATGTCTCAGTCTTATCGTAACCAAAAACCATGATTCCTCAAAATTCTGCTTTGTCATTATAGCAGACTGCAACACTCCTATCCATCTTTGGACCTCAAAACCTTTCAAGCACGCAAGCTCcaaaacaaaaaagttaataGATGAAGAAACCATTTCCAGTCTCTTTGTCAATATCAACCAGGCCATCCTTCTTTATGGCTCCAACAAGAACACTTCCTTCCTCAGGTTTCCAGAACTTGACTCCACTCCCAACTTTTCAGACGTTTTCAATCTTTCTTTCTTCACTCTCTTGTTCCTAGTTTGTATATACGAAACTCCTGCTGCAGATTTTCGTTCTGGGTGTATTAGTAACCTGAAAGATCACCTGACAGGTTTTCAGTCAAGAAAAGCATCAATCACGCTGATGAAACTCTTAGGCTCTAACGTAGAAGAGTTGTGGATGCGCTCTGTGAACCTTGCAGTTACTAACTGGGTCGGGGAACAAGAACCACATCACAACCCCTTCAGAACACCTTGTCCATTATTTTCGTATTCCCTTTCGGCAATTGGGTTGTGGAAAGTGCAGCTGTATTGCCCCCTCGTAGTCATGGATGTTGAGAACTCAAAAAGTAATCCAGCAAGTGAGAGACTTCAATTCTCCCTCAAACATCACCATGTGGAAGCTGTTTTTCAATTCAATCACAAAGTCTCGATAAAAAAAGAGTGGGTTGAAATCATGGTGGACATTGACAACATAAG GTGTGATGTTATAAAATTGGTGAATGAAtctcaaatgaaagaaagagggGCTGATGCAGCTGAAAAACATTTTCCTTCGAGAATATCCTTACAACTAACACCTATTGTCCAAGACCAAGTGTTGAGCCTATCGGTCGGGAAATCCTCGGAGAACCCACAGAAAGAATTCGAAGTTGACAAAAGTATAGAAGCTTCTTTCGAGCCATCGGTTCCGGTGGGACTTAAGGTGTCTGCTGGAGAGTCGACAACAGTGAGTTTGAAGCCTTGGAAATTTGAAGAATCTGTTTATGGGTACAGTGCAAATTTGAATTGGTTTCTGCATGATAGTATGGACGGGAAAGAAGTTTTCTCATCAAAGCCTTCAAAGTTTGCTATGATTAATCCTAAGTCATGGTTCAAAAATCGATACTCAAGTGCTCTGCGACCTTTCACCAGGCAAGGAGGAATTGTTTTCGCAGGCGACGAATATGGAGAAAAAGTGTGGTGGAAAGTGGACAAAGGAGCCATTGGAAAAACAATAGAATGGGAGATTAGGGGTTGGATATGGTTAACTTATTGGCCCAACAAACGCATAACCTTCTACAACGAAACTAGGAGGTTGGAGTTTCGAGAAATAGTAACTGTTGATGTTGCTTAG
- the LOC108329416 gene encoding uncharacterized protein LOC108329416 isoform X1, with translation MESSAAIRSFNYPMGTMSHMRPSRDKQVVVPIHNVRWNSKSRLFIQHLAYDRKHINSHVKGNNTLVSCAKTAEPINTSKSGDDVAASSDSTPQGSLEKKPLQAATFPNGFEALVLEVCDETEIAELKVKVGDFEMHIKRNIGATKVPLSNISPTTPPPIPSKPMDESAPGTLPPSPPKSSPEKKNSFIDSFREKSPRMAALEASGTTTYVLVPSPTVGFFRRGRTVKGKRQPPICKEGDLVKEGQIIGYLDQFGTGLPVKTDVAGQVLKLLVDDGEPVGYGDPLIAVLPSFHDIK, from the exons ATGGAATCATCCGCTGCCATTCGATCTTTTAACt ATCCCATGGGCACTATGTCCCATATGCGACCTTCCCGTGATAAACAAGTTGTAGTTCCCATCCACAATGTCCGATGGAACTCTAAAAGTAGACTTTTCATCCAGCATTTGGCGTATGATCGGAAGCACATTAATTCCCACGTGAAGGGGAACAACACACTAGTTTCATGTGCAAAAACAGCTGAACCTATCAACACATCCAAGTCTGGTGATG ATGTTGCAGCTTCTTCAGATAGTACTCCACAAGGCTCGTTGGAGAAAAAGCCTTTGCAAGCTGCTACTTTTCCTAATGGATTTGAG GCTTTGGTATTAGAGGTGTGTGATGAGACTGAAATCGCTGAACTGAAAGTAAAG GTTGGAGATTTTGAAATGCATATTAAGCGAAACATTGGAGCAACAAAGGTTCCTTTGTCTAACATTTCACCAACAACTCCTCCGCCTATTCCATCTAAACCAATGGATGAATCAGCACCTGGTACCCTGCCACCATCACCTCCAAAATCATctccagaaaagaaaaattcatttatagATTCTTTCAGAGAGAAATCACCAAGAATGGCAGCATTGGAGGCTTCTGGTACCACCACTTATGTCTTAGTGCCATCTCCCACG GTTGGCTTCTTCCGAAGAGGTAGAACAGTGAAAGGCAAGAGACAACCTCCTATCTGTAAAGAG GGTGATTTAGTCAAAGAAGGGCAAATCATCGGTTATTTGGATCAGTTTGGCACTGGACTTCCGGTTAAG ACTGATGTGGCTGGACAAGTGTTGAAGCTACTTGTTGATGATGGAG AGCCTGTTGGTTACGGAGACCCCCTTATTGCTGTCTTGCCATCTTTTCATGACATCAAGTGA
- the LOC108329416 gene encoding uncharacterized protein LOC108329416 isoform X2, protein MESSAAIRSFNYPMGTMSHMRPSRDKQVVVPIHNVRWNSKSRLFIQHLAYDRKHINSHVKGNNTLVSCAKTAEPINTSKSGDASSDSTPQGSLEKKPLQAATFPNGFEALVLEVCDETEIAELKVKVGDFEMHIKRNIGATKVPLSNISPTTPPPIPSKPMDESAPGTLPPSPPKSSPEKKNSFIDSFREKSPRMAALEASGTTTYVLVPSPTVGFFRRGRTVKGKRQPPICKEGDLVKEGQIIGYLDQFGTGLPVKTDVAGQVLKLLVDDGEPVGYGDPLIAVLPSFHDIK, encoded by the exons ATGGAATCATCCGCTGCCATTCGATCTTTTAACt ATCCCATGGGCACTATGTCCCATATGCGACCTTCCCGTGATAAACAAGTTGTAGTTCCCATCCACAATGTCCGATGGAACTCTAAAAGTAGACTTTTCATCCAGCATTTGGCGTATGATCGGAAGCACATTAATTCCCACGTGAAGGGGAACAACACACTAGTTTCATGTGCAAAAACAGCTGAACCTATCAACACATCCAAGTCTGGTGATG CTTCTTCAGATAGTACTCCACAAGGCTCGTTGGAGAAAAAGCCTTTGCAAGCTGCTACTTTTCCTAATGGATTTGAG GCTTTGGTATTAGAGGTGTGTGATGAGACTGAAATCGCTGAACTGAAAGTAAAG GTTGGAGATTTTGAAATGCATATTAAGCGAAACATTGGAGCAACAAAGGTTCCTTTGTCTAACATTTCACCAACAACTCCTCCGCCTATTCCATCTAAACCAATGGATGAATCAGCACCTGGTACCCTGCCACCATCACCTCCAAAATCATctccagaaaagaaaaattcatttatagATTCTTTCAGAGAGAAATCACCAAGAATGGCAGCATTGGAGGCTTCTGGTACCACCACTTATGTCTTAGTGCCATCTCCCACG GTTGGCTTCTTCCGAAGAGGTAGAACAGTGAAAGGCAAGAGACAACCTCCTATCTGTAAAGAG GGTGATTTAGTCAAAGAAGGGCAAATCATCGGTTATTTGGATCAGTTTGGCACTGGACTTCCGGTTAAG ACTGATGTGGCTGGACAAGTGTTGAAGCTACTTGTTGATGATGGAG AGCCTGTTGGTTACGGAGACCCCCTTATTGCTGTCTTGCCATCTTTTCATGACATCAAGTGA
- the LOC108329077 gene encoding protein RETICULATA-RELATED 5, chloroplastic, whose protein sequence is MKPHTQASSFATPLPHVPFFRATASSRDAPAESLRAAAADEFRRIWTAKRRRVNLSVRHSTCVAAASNPGGSGGDYSQPRSSRRGVLMAPFLAAGASVLLSSASRAEEKPAELAPTAPKLEEAKKEEEEVITSRIYDAAVIGEPLAIGKEKGKVWEKLMNARVVYLGEAEQVPVRDDRELELEIVKNLNRRCSEKEKKLSLALEAFPSNLQEPLNQYMDKKIDGDTLKSYTLHWPPQRWQEYEPILSYCRENGIRVVACGTPLKILRTVQAEGIRGLTKAERKLYAPPAGSGFVSGFTSISRRPSVDSTQNLSIPFGPSSYLSAQAKVVDEYSMSQVILQNVVDGGSTGMLIVVTGASHVTYGSRGTGVPARISGKIQKKNQVVILLDPERQFIRREGEVPVADFLWYSAARPCSRNCFDRAEIARVMNAAGRRRDALPQDLQKGIDLGLVSPEVLQNFFDLEQYPLISELTHRFGGFRERLLADPKFLHRLAIEEAISITTTLLAQYEKRKDNFFQELDYVITDTIRGSVVDFFTVWLPAPTLSFLSYADEMKAPDNIGSLMGLLGSIPDNAFQKNLAGTNWNLNHRIASVVFGGLKLASVGFISSIGAVASSNSLYGIRKFLNPAIVTEQRVIRSPILKTAVIYACFLGISANLRYQIIAGIVEHRISEQFASQTFFVNMLSFVARTVNSYWGTQQWIDLARFTGLQVRKTESPTSDSPNSAAILCNEAEEATIDEIEK, encoded by the exons ATGAAGCCACACACTCAGGCTTCTTCTTTCGCCACTCCACTCCCGCACGTGCCTTTCTTTCGCGCCACCGCTTCCTCACGTGACGCCCCGGCGGAATCTCTTCGTGCCGCCGCCGCCGATGAATTCCGTCGCATCTGGACTGCGAAACGCCGCCGCGTCAACCTGTCCGTCCGCCACTCCACATGCGTCGCCGCGGCTTCGAATCCGGGTGGCTCCGGTGGCGATTATAGTCAACCTCGGAGCAGCCGGCGCGGCGTGCTGATGGCACCGTTCCTGGCTGCCGGCGCGTCGGTTCTGTTATCGTCGGCGTCGAGGGCGGAGGAGAAGCCGGCGGAATTGGCTCCGACAGCACCTAAGCTGGAGGAGGCGaaaaaggaggaggaggaagtgATAACGTCGAGGATTTACGACGCGGCGGTGATAGGGGAACCGTTGGCGATAGggaaagagaaagggaaggTGTGGGAGAAGTTGATGAATGCGCGAGTGGTTTATTTGGGGGAAGCGGAACAGGTTCCGGTTCGAGACGATAGGGAATTGGAGCTTGAGATTGTGAAGAATTTGAATAGGCGCTGTTcggagaaggaaaaaaaactgTCTCTTGCGCTGGAAGCTTTTCCCTCTAATCTTCAGGAACCGCTCAATCAGTATATGGACAAGAA GATAGATGGAGACACCTTGAAGTCTTATACGTTGCATTGGCCACCTCAAAGATGGCAGGAGTATGAACCTATTCTGAGCTACTGTCGTGAAAATGGAATCCGTGTAGTCGCTTGTGGTACTCCGCTGAAG ATCTTAAGAACTGTCCAAGCAGAAGGAATTCGTGGGCTTACAAAGGCTGAACGTAAACTTTATGCTCCTCCAGCTGGGTCGGGCTTTGTATCAGGCTTTACTTCTATCTCACGTAGACCTTCAGTCGATAGTACTCAAAATCTGTCCATTCCTTTTGGTCCGAGCTCATACCTTTCTGCCCAGGCTAAAGTAGTTGATGAGTATTCTATGTCCCAGGTTATCTTACAAAATGTGGTTGATGGAGGGTCCACTGGTATGTTAATTGTTGTGACTGGTGCAAGCCATGTTACGTATGGATCTAGAGGAACTGGAGTGCCAGCTAGAATTTCaggaaaaatacaaaagaaaaaccaaGTAGTTATATTACTTGACCCTGAAAGACAATTCATTCGCAGAGAAGGAGAAGTTCCCGTGGCTGATTTTTTGTGGTATTCTGCTGCCAGACCCTGTAGTAGAAATTGCTTTGATCGTGCTGAGATTGCTCGCGTAATGAATGCTGCTGGGCGGAGGCGAGATGCCCTACCACAG GATCTTCAAAAGGGAATTGATCTTGGTTTAGTATCTCCAGAGGTTTTGCAGAACTTCTTTGATCTAGAGCAGTATCCTCTGATTTCAGAACTCACTCACCGTTTCGgg GGTTTCAGGGAAAGATTGTTGGCAGATCCCAAATTCTTGCACAGATTAGCCATAGAAGAAGCCATATCAATAACAACTACATTGTTGGCGCAATATGAAAAGCggaaagataattttttccaaGAGCTTGACTACGTTATTACAGACACTATCAGAGGATCAGTAGTTGATTTTTTTACAGTGTGGCTCCCTGCACCAACTTTGTCATTCCTTTCATATGCTGATGAGATGAAAGCCCCTGACAACATTGGTTCTCTAATGGGACTTCTAGGTTCCATCCCGGACAATGCATTTCAAAAGAATCTTGCAGGAACAAACTGGAATCTCAATCATAGAATTGCATCAGTTGTATTTGGTGGGCTAAAACTTGCTAGTGTTGGATTTATTTCAAGCATTGGAGCCGTGGCTTCATCAAATTCTCTATATGGAATCCGTAAATTCCTTAATCCAGCCATTGTCACTGAGCAACGGGTTATAAGGTCACCAATACTGAAAACAGCTGTCATATATGCTTGCTTTCTTGGAATTTCTGCAAATCTCCGTTATCAG ATAATTGCTGGGATAGTGGAGCATCGGATTTCTGAACAGTTTGCTTCCCAGACATTCTTTGTAAATATGCTTTCTTTTGTAGCACGGACTGTCAATTCCTATTGGGGAACCCAG CAATGGATTGACCTAGCGCGCTTTACTGGCCTGCAAGTTAGAAAGACAGAGTCGCCAACATCAGATTCTCCGAATAGTGCTGCAATTTTATGCAACGAAGCAGAAGAAGCCACCATTgatgagatagaaaaataa